One stretch of Rathayibacter festucae DSM 15932 DNA includes these proteins:
- the purF gene encoding amidophosphoribosyltransferase → MCGIVGIVSSGPVNQSIYDSLSLLQHRGQDSTGIATADGSTLHIKKAAGQVREAFRTRDMRSLLGTMGLGHVRYATKGNAEREEEAQPFYVNAPYGIILIHNGNLTNTRELTEELFTVDRRHLNTTSDTELLVNVLANELQASISGRDLDADEVFDAVARVHERVEGSYATIALIAGHGLLAFRDPFGIRPLIVGRRFNVNGPDDWVVASESLVLEAQGFEIVRDVAPGEAIFITPDGRMTSRQCAKNPRLIPCSFEYVYLARPDSILSGISVYEARLRLGDRLADTIAEYTPGGAIDVVMPIPDSSRPAAMQVAQKLGIPYREGFYKNRYVGRTFIMPGQAVRKKSVRQKLNAMSSEFKGKNVLIVDDSIVRGTTSKEIVDMARTAGANSVTFASAAPPVRYPHVYGINMPSRQELVAHNRRIPEISEAIGADYLIYQEVADMKAAILEGSDVTDLETSCFTGEYVTGTVTPEYLDWVERTQLS, encoded by the coding sequence ATGTGCGGAATCGTTGGGATCGTGTCCTCCGGGCCGGTCAACCAGTCCATCTACGACAGCCTCTCCCTCCTGCAGCACCGCGGCCAGGACTCGACCGGCATCGCGACCGCGGACGGCAGCACGCTGCACATCAAGAAGGCGGCGGGGCAGGTCCGCGAGGCGTTCCGCACCCGCGATATGCGCTCGCTGCTCGGCACGATGGGCCTCGGGCACGTCCGCTACGCCACCAAGGGCAACGCGGAGCGCGAGGAGGAGGCGCAGCCGTTCTACGTGAACGCGCCCTACGGCATCATCCTCATCCACAACGGCAACCTGACGAACACGCGCGAGCTCACCGAGGAGCTCTTCACCGTCGATCGCCGCCACCTCAACACCACGTCCGACACCGAGCTGCTGGTCAACGTGCTCGCGAACGAGCTGCAGGCCTCGATCTCGGGCCGCGACCTCGACGCGGACGAGGTGTTCGACGCCGTCGCCCGCGTGCACGAGCGGGTCGAGGGCTCCTACGCCACCATCGCGCTGATCGCCGGTCACGGGCTGCTCGCGTTCCGCGACCCGTTCGGCATCCGGCCCCTGATCGTCGGCCGCCGCTTCAATGTGAACGGGCCTGACGACTGGGTGGTCGCCTCCGAGTCGCTCGTCCTCGAGGCGCAGGGCTTCGAGATCGTGCGGGACGTCGCTCCGGGTGAGGCGATCTTCATCACCCCCGACGGCCGGATGACCAGCCGTCAGTGCGCGAAGAACCCGCGGCTCATCCCGTGCTCGTTCGAGTACGTCTACCTCGCGCGACCCGACTCGATCCTCTCCGGGATCTCGGTCTACGAGGCCCGGCTGCGTCTCGGCGACCGGCTGGCCGACACCATCGCCGAGTACACGCCGGGCGGGGCGATCGACGTGGTCATGCCGATCCCGGACTCCTCGCGCCCCGCCGCGATGCAGGTCGCGCAGAAGCTGGGCATCCCGTACCGCGAGGGCTTCTACAAGAACCGCTACGTCGGCCGGACGTTCATCATGCCCGGGCAGGCGGTGCGCAAGAAGTCGGTGCGGCAGAAGCTGAACGCGATGTCGAGCGAGTTCAAGGGCAAGAACGTGCTGATCGTCGACGACTCGATCGTGCGCGGCACGACGTCGAAGGAGATCGTCGACATGGCCCGCACGGCCGGCGCGAACAGCGTCACCTTCGCGTCCGCGGCGCCGCCGGTGCGCTACCCGCACGTCTACGGCATCAACATGCCGTCGCGGCAGGAGCTCGTCGCGCACAACCGCCGGATCCCCGAGATCTCGGAGGCGATCGGCGCCGACTACCTGATCTACCAGGAGGTCGCCGACATGAAGGCGGCGATCCTGGAGGGCTCGGACGTCACCGACCTCGAGACCAGCTGCTTCACCGGCGAGTACGTCACCGGCACCGTCACGCCGGAGTACCTCGACTGGGTGGAGCGCACGCAGCTGAGCTGA
- a CDS encoding LysR family transcriptional regulator — translation MDVRRLELLRELSMRRSITAVAAATHRTPSAVSQQLKVLEREAGVPLIERSGRGVVLTAAGRELARSATEIATALERADAVWQTFKNNPIGEVTIATFPTAGQMLLPDALVALRSVEGLVVHCEDADPGTDEFLDLTADFDIVLAHSPNGRSAWAGHGLAMAELMVEPLDIALPLGHRLADRATVTAGDLVGETWIGVPDGFPFERIMQEIETTSGEPVRVEQRFASTRVTEAFVAAGLGIAVVPRYTAGTAGIVVKPLRGVNSVRHIVALMRPDRAERLSVRTVVRELRAQAGRLLHSM, via the coding sequence ATGGACGTGCGACGGCTGGAACTGCTCCGGGAGCTCTCGATGCGGCGCTCGATCACCGCGGTGGCGGCGGCGACGCACCGCACTCCCTCGGCGGTGTCGCAGCAGCTCAAGGTGCTCGAGCGCGAGGCGGGTGTGCCGCTGATCGAGCGCTCGGGACGCGGCGTCGTCCTCACCGCGGCCGGCCGCGAGCTGGCCCGCAGTGCCACCGAGATCGCGACCGCTCTCGAGCGCGCCGATGCGGTGTGGCAGACCTTCAAGAACAACCCGATCGGCGAGGTGACGATCGCGACCTTCCCGACGGCGGGCCAGATGCTGCTGCCGGACGCCCTGGTCGCTCTGCGCAGCGTCGAGGGGCTCGTGGTGCACTGCGAGGACGCGGACCCCGGGACCGACGAGTTCCTCGATCTCACCGCCGACTTCGACATCGTCCTCGCGCACTCGCCCAACGGCCGCAGCGCCTGGGCCGGGCACGGGCTCGCGATGGCCGAGCTGATGGTCGAGCCGCTCGACATCGCCCTGCCGCTCGGCCACCGGCTCGCCGACCGTGCGACCGTCACCGCGGGCGACCTCGTCGGCGAGACCTGGATCGGCGTGCCCGACGGCTTCCCGTTCGAGCGGATCATGCAGGAGATCGAGACGACCTCGGGCGAGCCGGTCCGCGTCGAGCAGCGCTTCGCCTCGACCCGCGTCACGGAGGCGTTCGTCGCGGCCGGCCTCGGCATCGCCGTGGTCCCGCGCTACACCGCGGGCACGGCCGGCATCGTCGTGAAGCCCCTGCGCGGCGTGAACTCTGTGCGCCACATCGTCGCGCTGATGCGCCCCGACCGCGCGGAGCGGCTCTCCGTGCGGACCGTCGTCCGCGAGCTCCGCGCCCAGGCGGGCCGCCTCCTCCACTCCATGTGA
- a CDS encoding bifunctional metallophosphatase/5'-nucleotidase, with the protein MAAEAQVIDIYTMNDFHGRLEASAAGTVDGSTPGAASLASAYATLKAENPDNSILISAGDNIGASTFTSYVQQDTPTIDALGLMGVSASAIGNHEFDQGRADLDDRVIPRAEFEYFSSNLLEKGTDDHAYASSYVQDFDGVTVGFIGATTASLPSLVSPAGIASLDIAPVVDSVNAEAARLQDGVDDSADSSVPAEDKNLEADVLVAVIHEGAESATVDLTDANTVFGAIVDGIGGGLDAIVSAHTHQAYASEVTVDGNTLPVVQAGQYGNRLGHIELTIDPETKEVTNSAQNLVDTLVPAQVTNPTTGVVSTVFQPAYAADSTPEGVAVAALVADAVAVAEVQGAVPVGSITADIRRGVQSNGSENRGAESTMGNLVADAQLWATQEDLGTQIAFMNPGGVRNDLLFASSGAGDADGQVSYKEAAAVQLFANTLVTETLTGAQIKTVLEQQWQPGQSRPELHLGISKDLTYTYNPTAEVGSHVTGVFFQGEPIADEETFKIVTNSFLASGGDNFTELANGTGKADSGRVDLTAFTDYIAAFSPVTPDAASRSIGIVDTSVEGAETLSYELSSLDVNNSTVRDDEVQVLIDGVQVATAPIDHTVVDTTDEQGRASVGFSVAELSAGDHELEFALPVTGVSVVSTLTVTEAAGPGTTPTPTPTPTPEPTETVIPTTPATTAPAVPGGSTGHLAATGVDATPAFAAGAAALLLGLGMTVARLRRRTAAK; encoded by the coding sequence ATGGCCGCCGAAGCGCAGGTCATCGACATCTACACGATGAACGACTTCCACGGACGCCTCGAGGCCTCAGCCGCGGGCACGGTCGACGGCAGCACGCCGGGAGCCGCGTCGCTCGCTTCCGCGTACGCGACGCTCAAGGCCGAGAACCCGGACAACTCGATCCTCATCTCCGCCGGCGACAACATCGGCGCCTCCACCTTCACGTCCTACGTGCAGCAGGACACCCCGACCATCGACGCACTCGGACTGATGGGAGTCAGCGCCTCGGCGATCGGCAACCACGAGTTCGACCAGGGCCGCGCCGACCTCGACGACCGCGTCATCCCGCGGGCGGAGTTCGAGTACTTCTCGTCCAACCTGCTCGAGAAGGGCACCGACGACCACGCCTACGCCTCCTCGTACGTCCAGGACTTCGACGGCGTCACGGTCGGCTTCATCGGCGCGACGACCGCCAGCCTTCCCTCGCTGGTCTCGCCGGCCGGCATCGCCTCCCTCGACATCGCACCGGTCGTGGACTCCGTGAACGCGGAAGCGGCGCGACTCCAGGACGGCGTGGACGACAGTGCGGACTCGTCGGTCCCGGCTGAGGACAAGAACCTCGAGGCCGACGTCCTCGTCGCGGTCATCCATGAGGGCGCGGAGAGCGCCACGGTCGACCTCACCGACGCGAACACCGTGTTCGGCGCGATCGTCGACGGCATCGGCGGTGGCCTGGACGCCATCGTCTCCGCGCACACCCACCAGGCGTACGCCTCCGAGGTCACGGTCGACGGCAACACCCTCCCGGTGGTGCAGGCCGGCCAGTACGGCAACCGCCTCGGTCACATCGAGCTGACGATCGATCCCGAGACCAAGGAGGTGACCAACAGCGCGCAGAACCTCGTCGACACCCTCGTTCCCGCACAGGTCACCAACCCCACCACCGGAGTCGTCTCCACGGTCTTCCAGCCCGCCTACGCCGCCGACTCCACCCCCGAGGGAGTCGCCGTCGCCGCGCTCGTCGCGGACGCCGTCGCAGTGGCCGAGGTCCAGGGCGCGGTTCCGGTCGGCTCGATCACCGCCGACATCCGCCGTGGTGTCCAGTCCAACGGATCCGAGAACCGCGGCGCCGAGTCGACCATGGGCAACCTGGTCGCCGACGCCCAGCTCTGGGCCACGCAGGAGGACCTCGGCACGCAGATCGCGTTCATGAACCCGGGCGGCGTGCGCAACGACCTGCTCTTCGCCTCCAGCGGAGCCGGCGACGCGGACGGGCAGGTCTCCTACAAGGAGGCCGCTGCCGTCCAGCTCTTCGCCAACACCCTGGTCACCGAGACCCTCACCGGTGCACAGATCAAGACGGTCCTCGAGCAGCAGTGGCAGCCGGGCCAGTCCCGCCCGGAGCTGCACCTCGGCATCTCGAAGGACCTGACCTACACCTACAACCCGACCGCCGAGGTCGGCTCGCACGTGACCGGCGTCTTCTTCCAGGGCGAGCCGATCGCGGACGAGGAGACGTTCAAGATCGTGACGAACTCCTTCCTCGCCTCCGGTGGCGACAACTTCACCGAGCTGGCCAACGGCACCGGCAAGGCCGACTCCGGCCGCGTCGACCTGACCGCCTTCACCGACTACATCGCCGCCTTCTCGCCGGTGACGCCGGACGCCGCCTCGCGCTCGATCGGCATCGTCGACACCAGCGTCGAGGGTGCGGAGACGCTCTCCTACGAGCTGTCCTCGCTCGACGTGAACAACTCGACCGTCCGCGACGACGAGGTGCAGGTGCTGATCGACGGCGTCCAGGTGGCGACCGCTCCGATCGACCACACCGTCGTCGACACCACCGACGAGCAGGGCCGCGCGTCGGTCGGCTTCTCGGTCGCGGAGCTGTCGGCCGGCGACCACGAGCTCGAGTTCGCTCTGCCGGTCACGGGTGTCTCGGTCGTGTCGACGCTCACGGTGACCGAGGCCGCAGGCCCCGGCACCACGCCGACCCCCACCCCGACCCCGACCCCGGAGCCCACCGAGACCGTCATCCCGACGACGCCGGCGACGACGGCTCCCGCCGTCCCGGGCGGCTCGACCGGTCACCTCGCCGCGACCGGCGTCGACGCGACGCCGGCCTTCGCGGCCGGTGCCGCGGCGCTGCTGCTCGGACTCGGCATGACCGTGGCGCGCCTGCGCCGCCGCACCGCCGCGAAGTAG
- a CDS encoding sterol carrier family protein: MAKGKIDEATGQDAVRAALAGGADRNTTATAVRFLLQIIETNVPGRSVEVRVPPFGAAQCVEGPGHTRGTPPNVIEMDAATWLPLATGSLPWSEGLASGRIHASGVRADLSPFLPLLHVRRPSAN; the protein is encoded by the coding sequence ATGGCCAAGGGGAAGATCGACGAGGCGACCGGGCAGGACGCCGTGCGGGCGGCGCTCGCCGGCGGGGCCGACCGCAACACGACGGCGACCGCCGTGCGCTTCCTCCTGCAGATCATCGAGACGAACGTCCCGGGCCGCAGCGTCGAGGTCCGCGTGCCGCCGTTCGGCGCCGCCCAGTGCGTCGAGGGCCCGGGCCACACCCGCGGCACGCCGCCGAACGTGATCGAGATGGACGCCGCCACCTGGCTGCCCCTCGCGACCGGCTCCCTCCCCTGGAGCGAGGGCCTCGCGAGCGGCCGGATCCACGCCTCGGGCGTGCGCGCCGACCTCTCGCCGTTCCTGCCATTGCTGCACGTCCGCCGACCGTCGGCGAATTAA
- the purD gene encoding phosphoribosylamine--glycine ligase — protein sequence MKILVLGSGAREHAIITALLAEEEAHEIIAAPGNAGIARDVEVIHFDTNSPRLVSDFAVEQGIELVVIGPEAPLVAGVADALRRRRIPTFGPDRAAAALEGSKTFAKRVMDMARVPTGRATRVSTLVDATRVIDEFGAPYVVKADGLAAGKGVLVTESRTAAVAHAEFWLQSGDVLIEEFLAGQEVSLFLLSDGHDVVPLSPAQDYKRLADGDEGPNTGGMGAYSPLPWLADRWESERAFVDEVIDTVAIPTIRQLERERTPFVGLLYCGLIVTDAGIRVIEFNARFGDPETQVVLPRLVSPLSALLFAAATGALASVPWPAFSEDVAVTVVLASEGYPENAATGRVLGGLEAAAEVPGVTIAHAATQLVDGRFVATGGRVLNVVARGADFAEARERAYRALDLITLDGGQYRRDIALRVAGR from the coding sequence GTGAAGATCCTCGTCCTCGGCTCGGGTGCCCGTGAGCACGCCATCATCACCGCCCTGCTCGCGGAGGAGGAGGCGCACGAGATCATCGCCGCCCCCGGCAACGCGGGCATCGCGCGGGACGTGGAGGTCATCCACTTCGACACCAACAGCCCGCGCCTGGTCAGCGACTTCGCGGTCGAGCAGGGCATCGAGCTCGTCGTCATCGGGCCGGAGGCGCCCCTCGTCGCGGGAGTCGCCGACGCCCTGCGCCGCCGCCGCATCCCCACCTTCGGCCCCGACCGCGCGGCCGCCGCCCTCGAGGGCTCGAAGACCTTCGCCAAGCGCGTGATGGACATGGCGCGCGTCCCCACCGGCCGGGCGACCCGCGTCTCGACCCTCGTCGACGCGACGCGCGTCATCGACGAGTTCGGCGCCCCCTACGTCGTCAAGGCCGACGGCCTCGCCGCGGGCAAGGGCGTGCTCGTGACCGAGTCGCGCACCGCCGCCGTCGCACACGCCGAGTTCTGGCTGCAGTCCGGCGACGTGCTGATCGAGGAGTTCCTGGCCGGCCAGGAGGTCTCGCTCTTCCTCCTCTCCGACGGCCACGACGTCGTGCCGCTCTCGCCCGCCCAGGACTACAAGCGCCTCGCCGACGGCGACGAGGGCCCGAACACCGGCGGCATGGGCGCCTACTCCCCGCTCCCCTGGCTCGCGGACCGCTGGGAGAGCGAGCGCGCCTTCGTCGACGAGGTCATCGACACCGTCGCCATCCCGACCATCCGCCAGCTCGAGCGCGAGCGCACCCCGTTCGTCGGACTCCTCTACTGCGGCCTCATCGTCACCGACGCCGGCATCCGCGTGATCGAGTTCAACGCGCGCTTCGGCGATCCGGAGACCCAGGTCGTGCTGCCGCGCCTGGTCTCCCCGCTCTCCGCGCTGCTGTTCGCGGCGGCGACCGGCGCGCTCGCGTCCGTGCCGTGGCCGGCCTTCTCGGAGGACGTCGCCGTGACGGTCGTGCTCGCCAGCGAGGGCTACCCCGAGAACGCCGCGACCGGGCGCGTCCTCGGCGGCCTGGAGGCGGCGGCCGAGGTCCCAGGCGTGACGATCGCGCACGCCGCGACCCAGCTGGTCGACGGCCGCTTCGTCGCCACCGGCGGCCGGGTGCTGAACGTCGTCGCCCGCGGCGCCGACTTCGCCGAGGCGCGCGAGCGGGCCTACCGCGCCCTCGACCTGATCACCCTCGACGGCGGCCAGTACCGCCGCGACATCGCGCTGCGCGTCGCCGGGCGCTGA